From one Nitrospiria bacterium genomic stretch:
- a CDS encoding HAD family hydrolase produces the protein MSEPKRSKDVRPSVASGKSPVSVILDLDYTLVPRTSVERIFIRFLWNRGWLRLPDFLRTIRSLLIDSRGPLTIRLKTNKCYLAGRSVRAMEELAGAFVLDEIRPVVSPKALAVLEDHRRQGHRLLLLTGCPEFLIRPLADKLGIDSVIGSRLEERGGRWTGRLIPPHPYGEAKRRLLETWAEMETVRLDQSHAYADSSADVPIFEAVGYPHVVNPGRSMKRLAAVRGWPVLNW, from the coding sequence GAACCGAAGCGAAGTAAGGATGTTCGCCCCTCCGTCGCGTCCGGGAAGTCCCCCGTATCGGTCATTCTGGACCTTGACTACACACTGGTTCCCCGAACATCGGTTGAACGGATATTTATACGGTTTCTCTGGAACCGCGGCTGGCTCCGGCTTCCGGACTTCCTCCGAACGATCCGAAGTCTCCTGATCGATAGCCGGGGCCCGTTAACGATCCGTCTTAAGACGAACAAATGCTATCTGGCCGGCCGTTCCGTCCGGGCCATGGAGGAATTGGCGGGTGCCTTTGTTTTGGACGAGATCCGTCCGGTCGTGTCGCCGAAGGCCCTGGCCGTATTGGAGGATCACCGTCGGCAGGGACACCGCCTTCTGTTGCTGACGGGTTGTCCGGAGTTTTTGATCCGCCCGCTGGCGGACAAACTCGGCATCGATTCCGTCATCGGCTCGCGGCTGGAGGAGAGAGGCGGACGATGGACCGGCCGGTTGATTCCGCCTCACCCCTACGGTGAGGCCAAGCGCCGGCTGTTGGAAACGTGGGCCGAGATGGAAACCGTTCGACTGGATCAATCCCACGCGTATGCGGACAGCTCCGCGGATGTCCCCATTTTTGAGGCGGTGGGCTACCCGCATGTCGTTAATCCCGGCCGGTCGATGAAACGGTTGGCGGCCGTCCGCGGTTGGCCCGT